The following proteins come from a genomic window of Rhodoligotrophos sp. CJ14:
- a CDS encoding amidohydrolase: MSSSDAERLAWGWVDENVSTLSRWTSEIWHKGETAWREYDSAAWYVERLRGDGFAVEEGSGGMPTAFSAEWRNGDGPVIASYAEYDGVPGNCQAATTVRQPREGLTEYAGGHTDPHSALGMSAFGGVLAAKAAMERYGIKGTIKFFGEPAEKVRGSKPIHAARGYYDGLDAMISFHPCYMLPLCNTVNWDTHCGAAYAMVYRFICDEPETWLQRPEGQPIPQAHSAVRAPGANDALFAMYNSGKALRDSMLPHMGGWSISEAILTAGQATADNLPARIAEIQYIIRVPTVEMAEQATMMLDRFAAAAAQLTHCRYERIWVSKSRPGLANHAIADLVYKKLEAVGAPRWGDKAKAIAREIQTNLGLEPMADPFLPDCERLMPPEEAERILRQDLPPSQINYTSDDYTEMCWHAPTARLYIARPMLSAPAGYAYPDWVMNALGGIPETIDPMTVCAAKTIASSILELMQNDEQRLAAKREFEERTGGGIGGSKWLAPLCDYDPPVNLRWPEYVETRRGREWWMPTAGY; the protein is encoded by the coding sequence ATGAGCAGCAGTGACGCTGAACGGCTGGCCTGGGGCTGGGTGGACGAGAACGTATCCACCCTGTCGCGTTGGACGAGCGAGATCTGGCACAAGGGCGAGACTGCTTGGCGCGAATACGACTCCGCCGCCTGGTATGTGGAGCGGTTGCGCGGCGATGGCTTCGCGGTTGAGGAAGGCTCGGGCGGCATGCCCACCGCCTTTTCCGCGGAATGGCGCAATGGCGACGGGCCGGTGATCGCATCCTACGCCGAATATGACGGGGTGCCGGGCAATTGCCAGGCGGCGACGACCGTGCGGCAGCCCCGCGAGGGCCTGACCGAATATGCCGGCGGCCATACCGATCCTCATTCGGCTTTGGGCATGAGTGCCTTTGGCGGGGTGCTGGCGGCCAAGGCGGCCATGGAGCGTTATGGTATCAAGGGCACCATCAAATTCTTCGGCGAACCGGCCGAGAAGGTGCGTGGCTCCAAGCCCATTCATGCGGCGCGCGGCTATTATGATGGCCTCGACGCGATGATCAGCTTCCACCCGTGCTACATGCTCCCACTGTGCAACACGGTGAACTGGGATACCCATTGCGGCGCCGCTTATGCGATGGTCTATCGCTTTATCTGCGACGAGCCGGAAACCTGGCTCCAACGCCCCGAGGGCCAGCCCATTCCGCAGGCCCACAGCGCTGTGCGCGCCCCCGGTGCCAATGATGCGCTCTTTGCCATGTATAACAGCGGCAAGGCCTTACGTGATTCGATGCTGCCCCATATGGGGGGCTGGTCGATCAGCGAGGCGATCCTGACCGCCGGCCAGGCCACTGCCGACAACCTGCCGGCACGTATCGCCGAGATCCAGTACATCATCCGCGTGCCGACGGTGGAGATGGCCGAGCAGGCGACCATGATGCTCGACCGCTTCGCTGCCGCCGCAGCCCAGCTCACCCACTGCCGCTATGAACGGATTTGGGTGTCGAAGTCGCGGCCGGGCCTGGCCAATCATGCGATCGCTGATCTCGTCTATAAGAAGCTTGAAGCAGTCGGCGCGCCGCGCTGGGGCGACAAGGCCAAGGCCATTGCCCGGGAGATTCAGACCAATCTCGGGCTCGAGCCCATGGCCGACCCCTTCTTGCCCGATTGCGAGCGGCTGATGCCACCTGAGGAAGCCGAGCGCATTCTGCGCCAGGACCTGCCACCCTCGCAGATCAACTATACGTCCGATGATTATACCGAGATGTGCTGGCATGCGCCGACTGCGCGTCTCTATATCGCGCGGCCCATGCTTTCAGCACCTGCCGGATATGCTTATCCAGACTGGGTGATGAATGCGCTGGGCGGCATTCCCGAGACCATCGACCCCATGACGGTCTGCGCGGCCAAGACCATTGCCTCGTCCATTCTCGAGCTGATGCAGAATGACGAGCAGCGTCTCGCGGCCAAGCGCGAGTTCGAGGAGCGCACCGGCGGCGGAATCGGCGGCAGCAAATGGCTCGCGCCTCTATGTGACTATGACCCGCCCGTCAATCTGCGCTGGCCGGAATATGTCGAAACCCGCCGCGGCCGCGAGTGGTGGATGCCGACGGCGGGCTATTGA
- a CDS encoding AMP-binding protein codes for MTTLTTKLIQQSDARGSALAVISDDLSLTWRELCDFSLRCSTMLRDKGIEKGDRVALLCSNRPAFLVAWFGLANIGAVTVSLNTGLVGEGLRYSVTQCSAKAVMIERAILDAKRADLEPVLEGRTVIVFDGEQDLFAVLSGLAADAPYEGLGSDPLSIIYTSGTTGLPKGVLNCHEAFLASGRWMSRYLKITEADRIMVFLPLFHTNPQMYAVMSALEVGCTLVIRPKFSVSNFFDDARRFDCTMFTYVGTVLSMLTSRIKTPDRNHKLTRCVGGGCPAEVWRAMQERFGIDPHELYGMTEVGGWVTGNSAENYRFGSCGKARPDVDVQVFDPQDNPVPAGTPGEIVVRPKAPFTILLGYWDNPKATWESSRNFWFHTGDAGTLDQDGYLYFLGRLKEIIRRGGENISPFEIETALLDHPDIADAAVVAVPDPIFGEEIKAVVVAKRDFPPQDVRHFLEGRVAQFMLPRYVQFVDEIPRTETQKIQRRQLQENDRGMIDLQGVEEHA; via the coding sequence ATGACGACACTCACGACGAAGCTTATCCAGCAGTCAGACGCGCGGGGCTCCGCACTGGCTGTCATTTCGGATGATCTTTCGCTCACCTGGCGTGAGCTGTGCGATTTTTCCCTGCGGTGCTCAACGATGCTGCGGGACAAGGGCATCGAGAAGGGCGACCGGGTAGCGCTTCTGTGCAGCAACAGACCGGCCTTCCTGGTGGCCTGGTTCGGGCTGGCCAATATCGGGGCGGTGACCGTCTCCCTCAATACGGGGCTGGTCGGTGAGGGCCTGCGCTATTCGGTGACCCAATGCAGCGCCAAGGCAGTGATGATCGAGCGAGCCATCCTGGATGCCAAGCGCGCCGATCTCGAACCGGTGCTCGAGGGGCGCACGGTCATCGTGTTCGACGGCGAGCAGGATCTCTTCGCCGTGCTTTCGGGCCTTGCGGCGGATGCGCCCTATGAGGGGCTCGGCTCGGACCCGCTGAGCATCATTTATACCTCGGGCACCACGGGTCTGCCCAAGGGCGTGCTCAATTGCCATGAGGCCTTCCTCGCCAGCGGGCGGTGGATGTCGCGCTATCTCAAGATCACCGAGGCGGACAGGATCATGGTGTTCCTGCCGCTGTTCCACACCAATCCGCAGATGTACGCGGTGATGTCGGCGCTCGAAGTGGGCTGCACTCTGGTGATCCGGCCGAAATTCTCGGTCAGCAATTTCTTCGATGATGCGCGCCGCTTCGACTGCACCATGTTCACCTATGTGGGCACGGTCCTCTCGATGCTCACCAGCCGTATCAAGACGCCGGACCGTAACCACAAGCTCACCCGCTGCGTGGGCGGCGGATGCCCGGCGGAGGTCTGGCGGGCGATGCAGGAACGGTTCGGCATCGATCCGCACGAGCTTTATGGCATGACGGAAGTCGGCGGCTGGGTGACCGGCAATAGCGCTGAGAATTACCGCTTCGGCTCCTGCGGCAAGGCGCGGCCGGATGTGGACGTGCAGGTGTTCGATCCGCAGGATAATCCGGTGCCGGCGGGCACGCCAGGCGAGATCGTGGTGCGGCCCAAGGCGCCGTTCACCATTCTGCTCGGCTATTGGGACAATCCGAAAGCCACGTGGGAGTCCTCGCGGAATTTCTGGTTCCACACCGGAGATGCGGGCACACTGGATCAGGATGGGTACCTCTATTTCCTTGGCCGGCTGAAGGAAATCATCCGCCGCGGTGGCGAGAATATCTCGCCCTTCGAGATCGAGACCGCGCTGCTCGATCATCCCGATATCGCGGATGCGGCCGTCGTTGCCGTGCCTGATCCGATCTTTGGCGAGGAGATCAAGGCGGTGGTCGTGGCCAAGCGGGATTTCCCGCCGCAGGATGTGCGCCATTTCCTCGAGGGCCGCGTGGCCCAGTTCATGCTGCCGCGCTATGTGCAGTTCGTGGACGAGATCCCGCGCACCGAGACACAAAAGATCCAGCGCCGGCAGCTCCAAGAAAACGACCGGGGCATGATCGACCTTCAGGGAGTTGAGGAACATGCCTAA
- a CDS encoding LysR substrate-binding domain-containing protein encodes MSWPSRKLPSMSALRALDAVARQGTLWAAGRELNRTPSAVSHQMRFLEQELGAPLFSRAGQSIELTPFGRRYAEEVHKALDLIAHAAELIDDAQLSGALTISCTPGFATFWLCGHLNEFRSLYPLIRLRLVTPRRLNDVSDPDADVFIAFGSGSWPNRSAELLANVAFAPICSPSLLNAYRLRSPEDLAGVTLLHLHDYEDWAMWLGARGLPLPPPEQGIILSDIYLAQAAAIAGQGIAMGDDIVCGQALADGLLVRPFEEAIPSPDAYFLVCERDRREHPVISAFCNWLKASLAAHRPIAE; translated from the coding sequence ATGTCGTGGCCTTCCCGCAAACTTCCCTCGATGAGCGCCTTGCGCGCCCTGGACGCGGTGGCCCGCCAAGGCACCTTGTGGGCAGCCGGGCGCGAGCTTAACCGCACGCCGAGTGCGGTCAGCCATCAGATGCGGTTTCTCGAACAGGAGCTCGGGGCGCCGCTGTTCTCGCGCGCAGGGCAAAGCATCGAGCTTACTCCCTTCGGCCGGCGCTATGCGGAAGAGGTGCATAAGGCGCTCGATCTAATCGCGCATGCTGCGGAGCTCATCGATGATGCCCAGCTCAGCGGCGCGCTCACCATCAGCTGTACGCCAGGGTTTGCAACCTTCTGGCTCTGCGGCCATCTCAACGAGTTCCGCAGTCTTTATCCGCTCATCCGGCTGCGGCTCGTCACCCCGCGTCGACTGAATGACGTGAGTGATCCGGATGCGGATGTGTTCATCGCCTTCGGGTCGGGATCATGGCCCAACCGATCGGCGGAGTTGCTGGCCAATGTGGCCTTCGCCCCGATCTGCAGCCCCAGCCTACTCAATGCCTATCGGCTGCGCTCGCCGGAAGATCTCGCCGGTGTGACACTCCTGCATCTGCATGATTACGAGGATTGGGCGATGTGGCTTGGCGCGCGCGGCCTGCCTCTGCCGCCGCCTGAACAGGGCATCATCCTGTCGGACATCTATCTGGCGCAGGCGGCTGCCATTGCCGGCCAGGGCATCGCCATGGGCGATGACATCGTCTGCGGGCAAGCGCTTGCGGACGGGCTGCTGGTGCGGCCGTTCGAAGAGGCCATTCCCTCGCCTGATGCCTATTTTCTCGTCTGTGAGCGCGACCGGAGGGAGCATCCGGTGATCAGCGCCTTCTGCAACTGGCTGAAGGCAAGCCTAGCCGCTCACAGGCCCATCGCCGAGTGA
- the groES gene encoding co-chaperone GroES, with amino-acid sequence MQFRPLHDRVLVRRIEADQKTAGGIIIPDTAKEKPQEGEVVAVGPGVRNEKGELVALELKAGDRILFGKWSGTEVKINGEDLLIMKESDVLGVIEAAGAAKKAA; translated from the coding sequence ATGCAATTCCGCCCACTGCACGATCGTGTGCTTGTCCGTCGCATCGAAGCTGATCAGAAGACGGCCGGCGGCATCATTATTCCCGATACCGCCAAGGAGAAGCCCCAGGAAGGCGAAGTTGTCGCCGTTGGCCCTGGTGTGCGCAATGAGAAGGGAGAGCTCGTTGCCCTGGAGCTCAAGGCCGGTGATCGCATCCTGTTCGGCAAGTGGTCGGGCACTGAGGTGAAGATCAACGGCGAAGATCTCCTGATCATGAAGGAGAGTGACGTTCTCGGTGTGATCGAGGCGGCCGGCGCCGCGAAAAAGGCCGCGTAA
- a CDS encoding CobW family GTP-binding protein gives MAGRGAEAVVKSPAVPVTVIGGFLGAGKTTLVNHILQGEHGLKIAVLVNDFGAVNIDAALITSSEGGVYALSNGCVCCGLNQGLVEQLEELLQQRADPFDHIVIEASGVAEPGRIMDTVRYARFAGRLTPDAVVVLVDVAGFDQAMAVAPGLAGAQLDAADLVVLNKVDLAGPREIEAWRKQWQWPGMRVITAVNAEVPFALLFGNVEKSSAPGHQHDHHHTHAHAHEQPASRIWRSSAPVDLPRLSAVLQALPASIYRAKGILRDENGRRFTVQAVGSRVQITPLAHETESRFAGESVLVLVGFGASLGFEPVLASLEACTVPEH, from the coding sequence ATGGCAGGGCGAGGCGCCGAAGCTGTGGTGAAATCACCCGCCGTTCCTGTGACCGTGATCGGCGGCTTTCTCGGTGCGGGCAAGACCACCCTGGTGAACCACATCCTCCAGGGCGAACATGGGCTCAAGATCGCCGTGCTCGTGAATGACTTCGGCGCAGTCAATATCGATGCCGCGCTGATCACCTCCAGCGAGGGCGGGGTCTATGCGCTCTCCAATGGCTGCGTGTGCTGCGGTCTCAATCAGGGTCTGGTGGAGCAGCTCGAGGAGCTGCTGCAGCAGCGGGCCGACCCCTTCGATCACATCGTGATCGAGGCGAGCGGCGTGGCCGAGCCCGGCCGCATCATGGACACGGTGCGCTATGCGCGATTTGCCGGCAGGCTCACGCCCGATGCCGTGGTTGTGCTGGTGGACGTAGCTGGGTTTGATCAGGCCATGGCGGTGGCGCCCGGGCTTGCGGGAGCGCAGCTCGATGCGGCCGACCTGGTCGTGTTGAACAAGGTCGACCTTGCAGGCCCCCGCGAGATCGAGGCATGGCGCAAGCAATGGCAATGGCCGGGCATGCGCGTTATCACCGCCGTGAATGCCGAAGTCCCCTTCGCGCTGCTATTCGGAAACGTGGAAAAGTCGAGCGCACCGGGCCATCAGCACGACCATCATCACACGCATGCACACGCGCATGAGCAGCCGGCAAGCCGGATCTGGCGGTCCTCGGCGCCTGTCGACCTGCCCAGGTTGAGCGCGGTGCTGCAGGCTCTGCCCGCCTCGATCTACCGGGCCAAAGGCATTCTTCGCGACGAGAATGGCCGCAGGTTCACCGTGCAGGCGGTCGGCAGTCGGGTGCAGATCACCCCGCTCGCCCATGAGACCGAATCGCGCTTTGCGGGGGAAAGCGTTCTGGTGCTGGTCGGCTTCGGCGCAAGTCTCGGGTTTGAGCCCGTGCTCGCCAGCCTGGAGGCTTGTACGGTTCCGGAACATTGA
- the groL gene encoding chaperonin GroEL (60 kDa chaperone family; promotes refolding of misfolded polypeptides especially under stressful conditions; forms two stacked rings of heptamers to form a barrel-shaped 14mer; ends can be capped by GroES; misfolded proteins enter the barrel where they are refolded when GroES binds) has translation MAAKEVKFSSDAREKMLRGVDILANAVKVTLGPKGRNVVIEKSFGAPRITKDGVTVAKEIEIEDKFENMGAQMVREVASKTNDLAGDGTTTATVLAQAIVKEGAKAVTAGMNPMDLKRGIDLAVAAVVEDLKSHAKIVTSNEEIAQVGTISANGDREIGNYLAEAMAKVGNEGVITVEEAKSLETELEVVEGMQFDRGFISPYFVTNAEKMRVEMDEPLILIHEKKLSGLQAMLPLLEAVVQTGKPLLIIAEDVEGEALATLVVNKLRGGLKVAAVKAPGFGDRRKAMLQDIAILTGGTAISEDLGIKLENVTIDMLGRAKKVVIEKENTTIVDGAGSKDDIQGRVAQIKAQIEETTSDYDREKLQERLAKLAGGVAVIRVGGATEVEVKEKKDRVDDALHATRAAVEEGILPGGGVALLRARKVLDNLKPENPDQKAGVDIVRRAIEFPARQIIQNAGDDGSLVIGKLLEKNDYSWGYNAATGQYEDLVKAGVIDPVKVVRTALQDAASVASLIVTTEALVAEKPKKEKAPAMPGAGGMGDMDF, from the coding sequence ATGGCTGCCAAGGAAGTGAAGTTCTCGTCAGACGCGCGCGAGAAGATGCTGCGCGGCGTGGACATCCTTGCAAATGCGGTCAAGGTGACGCTCGGTCCCAAAGGCCGCAACGTCGTGATCGAGAAGTCGTTCGGCGCACCTCGTATCACCAAGGACGGCGTGACGGTCGCCAAGGAGATCGAGATCGAGGATAAGTTCGAGAATATGGGCGCGCAGATGGTGCGCGAGGTTGCCTCCAAGACCAACGATCTTGCGGGTGACGGCACCACCACCGCGACCGTTCTCGCTCAGGCCATCGTCAAGGAAGGCGCCAAGGCCGTCACCGCCGGCATGAATCCGATGGACTTGAAGCGCGGCATCGACTTGGCGGTCGCCGCAGTGGTCGAGGACCTGAAGAGCCATGCCAAGATCGTGACCTCCAACGAGGAGATCGCTCAGGTCGGCACCATCTCCGCCAATGGCGACAGGGAGATTGGCAACTATCTCGCCGAGGCCATGGCGAAGGTCGGCAATGAGGGCGTGATCACGGTCGAGGAAGCCAAGTCGCTGGAGACCGAGCTCGAAGTGGTCGAGGGCATGCAGTTCGACCGCGGCTTCATCTCGCCCTATTTCGTCACCAATGCCGAGAAGATGCGGGTCGAGATGGATGAGCCCCTGATCCTCATCCATGAGAAGAAGCTCTCAGGCCTCCAGGCAATGCTGCCGCTGCTGGAGGCTGTGGTCCAGACCGGCAAGCCGTTGCTCATCATCGCCGAGGATGTGGAAGGTGAGGCGCTGGCAACCCTCGTCGTCAACAAGCTCCGCGGCGGCCTGAAGGTCGCGGCCGTGAAAGCGCCCGGCTTTGGCGACCGGCGCAAGGCCATGCTGCAGGACATCGCCATTCTGACCGGCGGCACGGCGATCTCCGAAGATCTCGGCATCAAGCTCGAGAATGTCACCATCGACATGCTCGGCCGCGCCAAGAAGGTGGTGATCGAGAAGGAGAACACCACCATCGTCGATGGCGCCGGCTCCAAGGACGACATCCAGGGCCGCGTCGCGCAGATCAAGGCGCAGATCGAGGAGACCACCTCCGACTATGATCGCGAGAAGCTCCAGGAGCGTCTGGCGAAGCTCGCCGGTGGTGTCGCGGTCATCCGCGTCGGTGGCGCCACCGAGGTTGAGGTGAAGGAGAAGAAGGACCGCGTCGACGACGCGCTGCATGCAACCCGCGCTGCGGTTGAGGAGGGTATCCTCCCCGGTGGTGGCGTCGCCCTGCTGCGTGCCCGCAAGGTCCTCGACAATCTGAAGCCCGAGAACCCCGACCAGAAGGCCGGTGTCGATATCGTCCGCCGCGCGATCGAGTTCCCCGCCCGGCAGATCATCCAGAATGCCGGGGATGATGGCTCGCTGGTCATCGGCAAGCTGCTTGAGAAGAACGACTATAGCTGGGGCTATAACGCCGCCACCGGCCAATACGAGGATCTGGTGAAGGCTGGCGTGATCGATCCGGTGAAGGTCGTGCGCACCGCTCTGCAGGATGCCGCCTCCGTCGCCTCGCTGATCGTCACCACCGAAGCTCTGGTGGCTGAGAAGCCGAAGAAGGAGAAGGCTCCCGCCATGCCTGGTGCGGGCGGCATGGGTGACATGGACTTCTAA
- a CDS encoding amidohydrolase, translating into MRSLYEHRPSHGARSAYADLALVNGRIYTGDPGLPWCSALAVAGGRIIARGDRSGIDHAIGAGTRIIDLGGRFAMPGLYDMHTHPDLALAPRYADDLDIGIVDPTPAQVRDAVLAYAAEHPDREWIYGQYFVRYTFRQAGLVPGKDWLDTVMPDRPVALLDRMWGTMMVNSLALERAGITAATPDPTNGYLERDPATGEPTGLLIDGAYALIHAAMPSTPVPVLRAAYRDGIRYQSARGVVASKYVHVCENRLEALHALDTAGELTMRIEAAISWQDDIFPVRRRWELLAGERHYYRSARLNANAVKFHFDGTVEPRSSYLITPWDGANTGWAGKINLTPEHLADMLWDMDRQGIRVIAHCTGDAASDTFLDAVAEARRRPGGLGVRHQCAHCTILHGSNLRRFRELGVTAEFSPVSWYPSRFVSGARSGYGPERLARAYNVKGVLEAGGIAVIGTDWPVSPLDPWIALETLVTRANPWGEMEGRFGEPISLEQAISVMTRNGAWSMDMEDRAGSLEIGKSADLIVLDRDLFAIEPQGNIHATKVDLTFMAGELVHDRLNVESDATWQGEAPKLW; encoded by the coding sequence ATGCGTTCACTTTACGAGCATAGGCCAAGCCATGGGGCCCGCAGCGCCTATGCGGATCTGGCGCTGGTGAATGGCCGCATCTATACGGGCGATCCGGGACTGCCCTGGTGCTCGGCTCTGGCCGTGGCCGGCGGGCGCATCATTGCCCGGGGTGACCGGTCCGGCATCGACCATGCCATTGGCGCAGGCACTCGCATCATCGATCTCGGCGGCCGCTTCGCCATGCCGGGCCTCTATGACATGCATACCCATCCGGATCTGGCGCTGGCGCCGCGCTATGCCGACGATCTCGACATTGGCATCGTCGACCCGACGCCGGCCCAGGTGCGCGATGCGGTGCTTGCCTATGCGGCGGAGCACCCGGATCGCGAATGGATTTATGGCCAGTATTTCGTGCGCTACACCTTCCGGCAGGCGGGGCTGGTTCCGGGGAAGGACTGGCTCGATACCGTGATGCCGGACCGGCCCGTGGCTCTGCTCGATCGTATGTGGGGCACCATGATGGTGAACAGCCTGGCGCTGGAGCGCGCCGGCATCACCGCGGCAACCCCCGATCCAACCAATGGTTACCTCGAGCGGGATCCGGCGACGGGCGAGCCCACAGGCCTGCTGATCGACGGCGCCTATGCACTGATCCATGCGGCCATGCCGTCAACCCCGGTTCCGGTGCTGCGCGCCGCCTATCGTGATGGCATACGCTACCAGTCCGCCCGCGGCGTTGTGGCGAGCAAATATGTGCATGTTTGCGAGAATAGGCTTGAAGCGCTCCATGCCCTCGATACGGCCGGCGAGCTCACTATGCGCATCGAGGCGGCGATCAGCTGGCAGGATGATATCTTCCCGGTGCGCCGGCGCTGGGAGCTTCTGGCCGGTGAGCGCCATTATTACCGCTCGGCAAGGCTCAATGCCAATGCGGTGAAGTTCCATTTCGACGGAACCGTCGAGCCGCGTTCGTCCTACCTGATCACCCCCTGGGATGGGGCAAACACCGGCTGGGCCGGCAAGATCAATCTGACCCCTGAGCACCTCGCTGACATGCTGTGGGACATGGACCGGCAAGGCATCCGGGTCATCGCTCATTGTACGGGCGATGCTGCCTCCGACACCTTTCTCGACGCGGTGGCAGAGGCCCGCAGGCGACCCGGCGGGCTGGGCGTGCGCCATCAATGCGCCCATTGCACGATCCTCCATGGCAGCAATCTCAGGCGTTTCCGCGAGCTGGGCGTGACGGCCGAGTTCTCGCCCGTCTCATGGTATCCCTCGCGCTTCGTCTCTGGCGCGCGCTCGGGTTATGGGCCGGAACGGCTCGCCCGCGCCTATAATGTGAAGGGCGTCCTGGAGGCGGGCGGCATCGCCGTTATCGGCACCGACTGGCCGGTGAGCCCGCTCGACCCCTGGATCGCGCTCGAAACCCTCGTCACCCGTGCCAATCCCTGGGGCGAGATGGAAGGCCGCTTCGGTGAGCCTATCTCGCTCGAACAGGCCATCAGCGTTATGACGCGCAATGGTGCCTGGTCCATGGATATGGAGGATCGCGCCGGCAGCTTGGAGATCGGCAAATCGGCCGATCTGATCGTGCTCGATCGTGATCTGTTCGCGATCGAGCCGCAGGGCAATATCCATGCGACCAAGGTGGATCTGACCTTCATGGCCGGTGAGCTTGTGCATGACCGGCTGAATGTGGAGAGTGATGCCACATGGCAGGGCGAGGCGCCGAAGCTGTGGTGA
- a CDS encoding PaaI family thioesterase, with protein sequence MWTQADRAEPLDEVIAARVRDSFARQGMMRHMGAVMSEVARGFVRITLPYRPELTQQHGFFHGGATAAIADSAGGYAGLSVFPADSSVLTVEFKINLVAPAKGERLEAIGKVIKSGKTLTVCQLEVYAVAGDDETLIAVGQQTLIRLAGKPDAPA encoded by the coding sequence ATGTGGACGCAAGCTGACCGCGCCGAACCGCTCGATGAGGTGATCGCGGCGCGCGTTCGGGACAGTTTTGCCCGACAGGGCATGATGCGGCACATGGGTGCCGTAATGAGCGAGGTTGCCCGCGGGTTCGTGCGCATCACCCTGCCCTATCGCCCTGAGCTGACCCAGCAGCATGGCTTCTTCCACGGGGGCGCGACAGCCGCCATCGCCGATTCCGCCGGCGGCTATGCCGGGCTTTCGGTTTTCCCCGCCGACAGTTCGGTGCTCACGGTTGAGTTCAAGATCAATCTCGTGGCACCAGCCAAGGGAGAGCGCCTGGAGGCCATCGGGAAAGTCATCAAATCGGGCAAGACGCTGACCGTGTGCCAGCTCGAGGTCTATGCCGTCGCCGGGGATGACGAAACCCTGATCGCGGTTGGCCAGCAGACGCTGATCCGGCTCGCGGGCAAACCGGACGCGCCTGCATAA
- a CDS encoding alpha/beta fold hydrolase, producing the protein MPKTARGLDYVIDDFRPPWAATRLPVIFNHGIGTNRDIWAAWVPVIAAERKVVRFDMRGFGQSVCPSEDHAWSMDELVQDLWEIADQAGTEKVHLMGESMGGTIVLAAAVAHPERVASVSISNASFKGKGIGELAYWRDQFAQGGPAGWSRRMMDNRFAPGAGDPAALAWFEQEQAKTKPHVAIGLGSVLARSDLTQELRGLHVPVSITLPDSSPFVPVAHGAELKEIAPNARLRVVPGVRHGLPFSHAQEEAQELLRFLNAMEG; encoded by the coding sequence ATGCCTAAAACCGCCCGCGGCCTTGATTATGTGATCGATGATTTTCGGCCACCCTGGGCCGCCACCCGTCTTCCGGTGATCTTCAATCACGGCATCGGCACCAATCGCGATATTTGGGCGGCCTGGGTGCCGGTCATTGCCGCAGAGCGCAAAGTGGTGCGCTTCGATATGCGCGGCTTCGGCCAGTCGGTCTGCCCGAGCGAAGATCATGCCTGGTCGATGGATGAGCTGGTGCAAGATCTCTGGGAGATCGCGGATCAGGCGGGCACGGAAAAGGTGCATCTCATGGGGGAATCCATGGGCGGCACCATCGTTCTGGCGGCAGCGGTCGCGCATCCTGAGCGGGTCGCCTCGGTCTCGATCTCGAATGCCTCGTTCAAGGGCAAGGGCATCGGCGAGCTTGCCTATTGGCGCGATCAATTCGCGCAAGGGGGGCCGGCGGGCTGGAGCCGGCGCATGATGGACAATCGCTTCGCGCCGGGCGCGGGCGATCCCGCAGCGCTTGCGTGGTTCGAGCAGGAGCAGGCCAAGACAAAGCCTCACGTGGCCATCGGCCTCGGCAGCGTTCTGGCCCGGTCCGATCTCACGCAAGAGCTCCGGGGGCTTCATGTGCCGGTCTCCATCACGCTGCCGGATTCGAGCCCGTTCGTGCCGGTGGCGCATGGGGCGGAGCTCAAGGAGATCGCGCCGAATGCGCGGCTGAGGGTCGTGCCCGGTGTGCGGCATGGGCTTCCCTTCTCGCATGCGCAGGAGGAGGCTCAAGAGCTGCTCCGGTTCCTCAATGCCATGGAGGGCTGA